A region of Diospyros lotus cultivar Yz01 chromosome 3, ASM1463336v1, whole genome shotgun sequence DNA encodes the following proteins:
- the LOC127797622 gene encoding UDP-glucosyltransferase 29-like has protein sequence MTMEPRKSKKIKILMLPWLGHGHVTPFVELAKKLSRRDLQIYFCSTPVILGSLKKKKKFSSDDDSIEFVEFHLPSSPELPPDRHTTNGLPSHLMPSLKKAFDMAGPSFSVILETLKPDLIIQDYNQLPATAVKYDIPTVRFISTGATVGAFFVHRIQKPDVEFPFPEIRLGEFHEKQFQDMIRPFTNGRARDSSPVALKTTTLFNTFRELEGKGFDYLKELSEKNVNYFAVGPLVRDAGDEEDDDRTTQTLQWLDKKENSSTVFVSFGSEYFLSKDDMEEIAHGLDLSTANFIWVVRFPAGQRVSVSEALPEGFCERVGERGLVMEDWAPQARILAHSSTGGFVSHCGWNSILESLKFGAPMVAIPMHLDQPMNARLVEGAGVAVEVKRSGDGRLSREEIAEAIRKVVKENDGEEIRVKAREFRDKIRVMGEEEVDMAVEEFVHLCINNKS, from the exons ATGACCATGGAGCCCAGGAAAAGCAAGAAGATCAAAATCCTGATGCTGCCATGGCTAGGCCACGGCCATGTCACCCCATTCGTGGAGCTCGCTAAGAAGCTCTCCCGGAGGGACTTGCAGATCTACTTCTGCTCCACGCCGGTGATTCTCGGCTccctcaagaagaagaaaaagttcTCCAGCGACGATGATTCAATCGAGTTCGTCGAATTCCACCTTCCGTCCTCGCCGGAGCTTCCGCCGGACCGCCACACCACCAATGGCCTCCCCTCCCACCTCATGCCCAGCCTCAAGAAGGCCTTCGACATGGCCGGGCCGAGCTTCTCCGTCATATTGGAAACCCTGAAACCAGACCTCATAATCCAAGACTACAACCAGCTGCCAGCCACCGCCGTTAAGTATGATATTCCGACTGTCCGGTTCATCTCCACCGGAGCAACGGTGGGCGCCTTCTTCGTCCACCGGATCCAGAAACCGGACGTTGAGTTCCCGTTCCCGGAGATCCGGCTCGGTGAGTTCCATGAGAAGCAGTTTCAGGACATGATCAGGCCTTTTACGAATGGACGCGCCAGAGACTCTTCTCCCGTGGCTTTAAAAACCACCACTTTGTTCAACACTTTCAGAGAGCTAGAGG GAAAGGGCTTTGATTATCTGAAGGAATTGTCCGAGAAGAATGTTAATTACTTTGCCGTGGGTCCACTGGTTCGAGACGCCGGCGACGAGGAAGACGACGACCGTACGACCCAGACCCTGCAATGGCTCGACAAAAAGGAGAACTCCTCAACCGTGTTCGTTTCATTCGGGAGCGAGTACTTCCTCTCCAAGGACGATATGGAAGAGATAGCTCACGGGCTGGACCTCAGCACGGCGAACTTCATATGGGTCGTCAGGTTTCCGGCGGGCCAGAGAGTTAGCGTTTCGGAAGCGCTGCCGGAAGGGTTCTGCGAGAGAGTCGGAGAGAGAGGCTTGGTTATGGAGGATTGGGCGCCGCAGGCGAGGATTCTGGCCCATTCGAGCACCGGCGGGTTCGTGAGCCACTGCGGGTGGAATTCCATACTGGAGAGCTTGAAGTTTGGTGCTCCAATGGTGGCCATTCCGATGCATCTCGACCAGCCGATGAACGCTCGGCTAGTGGAGGGGGCCGGCGTGGCGGTGGAGGTGAAGAGAAGCGGCGATGGGAGGCTGAGCAGGGAGGAGATTGCAGAGGCGATAAGGAAGGTGGTGAAGGAGAACGATGGAGAAGAAATTAGGGTTAAAGCAAGAGAATTTAGAGATAAGATTAGAGTGATGGGGGAAGAAGAGGTTGATATGGCAGTTGAAGAATTCGTGCACCTCTGCATCAACAACAAATCTTAA
- the LOC127797009 gene encoding UDP-glucosyltransferase 29-like — protein sequence MEARENSSIRVLMTPWLAHGHVSPYLELAKKLAERNFIVFFCSTPINLTSINKKLSGMSDNPKYSGSIHPVELHLPSSPELPPHHHTTKGLPARLMPALKQAFDAASPGFSALLRTLNPDVVVYDFSQKWVADSASSLNIPAVQFLTLSSSFVSFFLHLCENPGEGFPFPEIHDREYLQDKLKAFGPSGDPEMVRFVESLKKSSDLVLIKSSREIEGKYMNYLSSLVDKKIQPVGMLVQDPMDQEGNEEEIMDWLKNKEEASTVFVSFGSDEKISVSEALLPEGFIKRVGERGKIVPGWAPQAKILKHPSIGGFVSHCGWNSVLESISFAVPIVALPMHLDQPLNATLVEAIGVGLEVIRDRSGKINGEELGRVIKQVVVEKKGIQMSCKARELRKKVAMKEDEEMDEAVQELVKLCEKMK from the exons ATGGAAGCCAGAGAGAACAGCAGCATAAGAGTCCTAATGACGCCATGGCTAGCCCATGGCCACGTCTCCCCCTACCTGGAGCTCGCCAAGAAGCTTGCAGAAAGAAACTTCATCGTCTTCTTCTGCTCAACGCCCATCAATCTCACCTCCATTAACAAGAAGCTCAGCGGTATGTCTGATAATCCAAAATACTCCGGATCCATCCACCCAGTCGAGCTCCACCTTCCATCCTCGCCGGAGCTTCCGCCCCACCACCACACCACAAAAGGCCTGCCGGCCAGGCTGATGCCGGCCCTCAAACAAGCTTTTGACGCGGCCAGCCCTGGCTTCTCCGCCCTCTTGCGGACCCTGAATCCGGACGTGGTTGTTTACGACTTCAGCCAGAAATGGGTGGCGGATTCCGCTTCGTCGCTCAACATTCCGGCCGTCCAGTTCCTAACCCTGAGTTCATCTTTCGTCTCTTTTTTCCTCCATCTCTGTGAAAACCCTGGCGAAGGATTCCCTTTCCCCGAAATTCATGATCGGGAATACCTTCAAGATAAGCTCAAAGCCTTTGGGCCCAGTGGAGACCCGGAGATGGTTCGTTTCGTTGAGAGCCTGAAGAAATCCAGCGACCTGGTTTTGATAAAAAGCTCGAGAGAGATAGAGGGAAAGTACATGAATTATCTCTCGTCTTTAGTCGACAAAAAGATTCAACCGGTTGGGATGCTGGTTCAGGATCCGATGGATCAAGAAGGGAACGAAGAAGAGATCATGGACTGgctcaagaacaaagaagaagccTCCACTGTATTCGTCTCTTTCGGATCCGA CGAGAAGATTAGTGTTTCAGAAGCATTATTGCCAGAAGGATTCATCAAGAGGGTTGGCGAGAGAGGAAAGATCGTTCCAGGCTGGGCGCCACAGGCGAAGATCCTGAAGCACCCGAGCATTGGAGGGTTCGTGAGCCATTGCGGATGGAATTCGGTTCTTGAAAGCATATCATTCGCCGTTCCGATCGTGGCTTTGCCGATGCATCTCGACCAGCCATTGAATGCGACATTGGTTGAGGCGATTGGGGTTGGTTTGGAGGTCATAAGAGACCGGAGTGGGAAGATCAATGGAGAAGAGCTGGGTAGGGTTATAAAGCaggtggtggtggagaagaaggGGATTCAAATGAGCTGTAAAGCCAGGGAGTTGAGAAAGAAGGTCGCCATGAAAGAGGACGAAGAGATGGATGAGGCTGTTCAAGAATTGGTCAAGCTTTGTGAGAAGATGAAGTAA